The Trinickia acidisoli genome includes a window with the following:
- a CDS encoding efflux transporter outer membrane subunit, with translation MPRHRTPFLAAPRTARLTTALACAVAAALAGCAVGPNYHRPSTPAAAAYKETPAGWKVAEPADRTDRGPWWSIYHDDRLSALMGELDTSNQTIAQYAAAYRQARALVGEARAAYFPTLGLSASATRSGQQVSRNSTLASTGATSSIGNAFSASLDASWEPDLWGKVSRTVSAQEAGRQGAAADLANARLSAQATLAQTYFQLRALDAMQKLLDDTVAAYAKALKLTQNQYAQGVAARSDVIQAQTQLQSAQASAIDNGVARAQDEHAIAVLVGQSASSFSIPSIPLEAEPPTVPVDVPSALLERRPDIAGAERRTAEANEQIGVAISAYFPSLTLSAQGGFQNSVLSQLFTLPSRFWTVGPELAATLFDGGLRHAQTEAARAAYDQQAAVYRQTVLAAFQDVEDNLASQRILAREVVIQRQAVDSAKQALAIVTNEYKAGTVDYVSVLTAQTTAFAAEQKLENLASERMVSSVGLVKALGGGWNVAQMNRENGDMAAPAPSACAPAAAAAAPAAAASAGTSTRSE, from the coding sequence ATGCCGCGTCATCGCACACCTTTCCTCGCCGCTCCTCGGACGGCTCGCCTCACCACCGCGCTTGCCTGCGCGGTAGCCGCCGCGCTCGCCGGATGCGCCGTCGGCCCCAACTATCACCGTCCGAGCACGCCGGCAGCTGCGGCATACAAGGAAACGCCGGCCGGATGGAAAGTGGCCGAGCCGGCCGACCGAACCGACCGTGGCCCGTGGTGGTCGATCTATCACGACGACCGGCTCTCCGCGCTCATGGGCGAACTCGATACGTCCAACCAAACGATCGCACAGTACGCGGCAGCTTACCGGCAAGCGCGCGCGCTCGTCGGCGAAGCCCGCGCGGCGTATTTCCCGACGCTCGGGCTCTCGGCCAGCGCGACGCGCTCGGGGCAGCAGGTGTCGCGCAACAGCACGCTCGCCTCGACGGGCGCAACGTCGAGCATCGGCAATGCGTTCAGCGCATCGCTCGATGCGTCGTGGGAGCCCGATCTCTGGGGCAAGGTGAGCCGCACCGTCTCGGCTCAGGAGGCTGGGCGGCAGGGCGCGGCGGCCGATCTCGCGAACGCGCGGTTGTCGGCCCAGGCCACGCTCGCGCAAACCTACTTTCAACTCCGCGCGCTCGATGCGATGCAAAAGCTACTGGACGACACCGTCGCGGCTTACGCGAAGGCGCTCAAGCTGACGCAAAACCAATATGCGCAGGGCGTCGCCGCACGCTCGGACGTGATTCAGGCACAAACGCAACTACAGTCGGCTCAGGCCTCCGCGATCGACAATGGCGTGGCGCGCGCGCAGGACGAACATGCGATCGCCGTGCTCGTTGGGCAAAGCGCGTCGAGCTTCTCGATTCCCTCGATCCCGCTCGAGGCCGAACCGCCGACGGTACCCGTCGACGTACCCTCTGCGCTGCTCGAGCGCCGGCCCGACATCGCGGGCGCCGAGCGCCGCACCGCCGAGGCCAACGAGCAAATCGGCGTCGCCATCTCCGCCTACTTCCCCTCGCTGACGCTGTCGGCGCAAGGCGGATTCCAAAACTCGGTGCTGTCGCAACTCTTCACGCTGCCGTCGCGGTTCTGGACCGTCGGCCCCGAGCTCGCGGCGACGCTGTTCGACGGCGGTCTGCGGCACGCGCAGACCGAAGCGGCGCGCGCCGCTTACGACCAGCAGGCGGCCGTGTACCGGCAAACGGTGCTCGCCGCGTTCCAGGACGTCGAAGACAATCTCGCCTCGCAACGCATCCTCGCGCGGGAGGTCGTCATCCAGCGGCAGGCCGTCGATTCCGCCAAACAAGCGCTCGCCATCGTCACCAACGAGTACAAGGCCGGCACCGTCGACTACGTCAGCGTGCTGACCGCGCAAACGACCGCCTTTGCCGCCGAGCAAAAGCTCGAGAATCTGGCGAGCGAGCGGATGGTTTCGTCGGTCGGCCTCGTGAAGGCGCTCGGAGGCGGATGGAACGTCGCGCAGATGAATCGCGAAAACGGCGACATGGCGGCACCGGCACCTTCGGCCTGCGCACCGGCGGCGGCCGCTGCGGCACCGGCCGCGGCTGCGTCCGCCGGCACGTCGACACGAAGCGAATGA
- a CDS encoding GspH/FimT family pseudopilin, which yields MAVAQRMPRVARGFTLLEMMVVLVIAGLLVSLASISLKRNPRTDLNEQAQRLALLFESASDEAQVRSRPIAWQPVTGGYRFDIRTADGWRPLLRDDLLRQRDWEGGVTDVTIDYPGSDLHPNRLVFGVESIGQAVTVTLYSSIGRTTIVGTGNGRYEVR from the coding sequence ATGGCAGTAGCGCAGCGCATGCCGCGCGTCGCGCGCGGCTTCACGCTGCTCGAAATGATGGTCGTGCTCGTCATTGCGGGGCTGCTCGTGTCGCTCGCGTCGATTTCGCTCAAGCGCAATCCACGCACCGATCTGAACGAGCAGGCACAGCGCCTCGCGTTGCTGTTCGAGTCGGCTTCCGACGAAGCGCAGGTGCGCTCGCGTCCGATCGCTTGGCAGCCTGTGACGGGTGGATACCGGTTCGACATTCGCACCGCGGACGGCTGGCGCCCGCTGCTGCGCGACGATCTGCTGCGCCAGCGCGACTGGGAGGGTGGTGTGACCGATGTGACGATCGACTACCCAGGCTCCGACCTCCATCCGAATCGCCTCGTGTTCGGCGTGGAAAGCATCGGCCAGGCCGTGACCGTCACGCTCTACTCGTCCATCGGGCGCACGACGATCGTCGGCACCGGCAACGGCCGCTACGAGGTGCGTTGA
- the gspN gene encoding type II secretion system protein N: MNSGWRRLLAVLPWLVIAVVSCGVTLVAMMPAAWITPQFAKATQGHVNLIEPAGSLWHGSAALVLAAGPDAGAGTLLPGRVQWQTAFWPLLTGHLSMSMRQTPAMPDPIQVAAAPRGAMISAGQIAVPAALLAGLGAPFNTLDLHGAVQLSWTPWRLLGARTYGQLVVTLTDMSSRVSPVKPLGSYRVALQAQGDTSTIDLSTLNGPLMLSGHGAITATTTSFHGKASAVGAASDNLAGLLNLLGRPTGDGAIALDYTR, translated from the coding sequence ATGAACTCGGGATGGCGGCGCTTGCTCGCCGTGCTGCCGTGGCTCGTCATTGCCGTCGTGTCGTGCGGCGTGACGCTCGTCGCCATGATGCCGGCCGCCTGGATCACGCCGCAGTTCGCCAAGGCCACGCAGGGCCACGTCAATCTGATCGAGCCGGCGGGCTCGTTGTGGCACGGCTCCGCCGCACTCGTACTGGCGGCGGGCCCGGACGCCGGCGCGGGCACCCTGTTGCCTGGGCGCGTGCAATGGCAGACGGCGTTCTGGCCGCTGCTGACGGGCCACTTGAGCATGAGCATGCGGCAGACGCCGGCGATGCCCGATCCGATCCAAGTCGCCGCCGCGCCGCGAGGTGCCATGATCTCGGCGGGGCAAATCGCCGTACCGGCGGCGCTGCTCGCGGGGTTGGGGGCGCCGTTCAACACGCTCGACTTGCATGGCGCCGTGCAGCTTTCATGGACGCCGTGGCGGCTGCTCGGCGCGCGGACGTACGGGCAACTCGTCGTCACGTTGACCGACATGAGTTCGCGCGTATCGCCCGTCAAACCGCTGGGTTCTTACCGTGTCGCGCTGCAAGCGCAAGGCGATACGTCGACGATCGATCTGTCGACCCTCAATGGGCCGTTGATGCTGAGCGGGCATGGCGCCATCACGGCAACCACGACCTCGTTCCACGGGAAAGCGAGCGCGGTGGGCGCGGCCAGCGACAATCTGGCGGGGCTGCTCAACTTGCTTGGGCGTCCGACCGGCGATGGGGCGATCGCGCTCGACTACACGCGGTAG
- the gspK gene encoding type II secretion system minor pseudopilin GspK — protein sequence MRARRPSFSHPVSRPRLALRRQRGAAIITALLVVTLSAILVAGVLWRQQVQIRRIQNQRLLTQAQWVARGAVDWTRLILRSQADTAPTVTYLGGIWAVPIAKTRLSDFIGKSGGADAGESAQTYLSGSIEDAQAKFNLHNLVAIPAPGLLQVDQTETAAFARLLSLLGLDGGLAKTVAVQMRASLMQSATRFQNPLSTTLGSAAAPQPQPGGAVGAGNVTDQPGLEGGDDESADARPLQFTSVDSLLNVPGFTPEIVARLRPFVTVLPTRTPVNMNTAPAEVIAAIVPGMSLSSAQAMVSRRESAFYINTASVQLALQGSGAALPPGTDLSQIPMDVTTSYFFVHGRVQYERAEVDRTTLIYRDPLTHTTRVVRVRDQL from the coding sequence ATGCGTGCGCGACGGCCCTCGTTCAGTCACCCGGTTTCTCGGCCGCGCCTGGCGCTGCGCCGTCAGCGCGGCGCGGCCATCATCACCGCGTTGCTCGTCGTGACGCTTTCGGCGATCCTCGTCGCCGGCGTGCTCTGGCGGCAGCAAGTGCAAATTCGCCGTATCCAGAATCAGCGGCTGCTCACGCAAGCGCAATGGGTGGCGCGCGGCGCGGTCGATTGGACGCGCTTGATCCTGCGCTCGCAAGCGGATACGGCGCCGACCGTCACCTATCTGGGCGGCATCTGGGCCGTACCGATCGCCAAGACACGACTCTCTGATTTCATCGGCAAGTCGGGCGGGGCCGACGCTGGCGAGAGCGCGCAAACGTATCTGTCGGGCTCGATCGAGGACGCGCAAGCGAAGTTCAACCTGCACAACCTCGTGGCGATCCCGGCACCCGGCCTGCTTCAGGTGGATCAAACGGAGACGGCCGCGTTCGCCAGGCTGCTCTCGCTGCTCGGCCTGGACGGCGGTCTCGCGAAAACGGTCGCGGTGCAAATGCGCGCCTCGTTGATGCAGTCGGCCACGCGTTTTCAGAATCCGCTCAGCACCACGCTCGGTTCGGCGGCAGCCCCGCAACCGCAGCCAGGCGGCGCGGTGGGCGCGGGCAACGTCACGGACCAACCGGGCCTCGAAGGCGGCGACGACGAAAGCGCCGATGCGCGGCCGCTGCAGTTCACGAGCGTCGATTCGCTGCTGAACGTGCCCGGCTTCACACCCGAGATCGTGGCGCGGCTGCGCCCGTTCGTTACCGTGCTGCCCACGCGTACACCGGTCAACATGAACACGGCGCCGGCCGAAGTCATCGCCGCCATCGTGCCGGGTATGTCGCTATCGAGTGCGCAGGCCATGGTATCCCGGCGCGAGAGTGCGTTCTACATCAATACGGCCAGCGTACAACTCGCTTTACAGGGCTCGGGCGCGGCGCTGCCCCCGGGGACCGACCTCAGCCAGATTCCCATGGACGTGACGACGAGCTATTTTTTCGTGCATGGACGCGTACAGTACGAGCGGGCGGAGGTCGATCGCACGACGCTCATTTATCGCGATCCGCTGACGCACACGACGCGCGTGGTGCGCGTGCGCGATCAGCTTTGA
- the gspI gene encoding type II secretion system minor pseudopilin GspI — translation MRTVRSTRPAHIASRAGGFTMIEVLVALAIIAVALAASLRAVGMLANDEADLHRRLLAGWSADNALTQLHLSREWPDLGTQSFDCPQGNLPLTCTERVSATPNPIFRRVEVSVTTPGHAGNLAQLVTVVANESNRAL, via the coding sequence ATGCGCACCGTTCGTTCCACTCGTCCGGCTCATATCGCGTCGCGCGCCGGCGGCTTCACGATGATCGAGGTGCTCGTCGCGCTGGCGATCATCGCCGTCGCGCTGGCCGCGTCGTTGCGCGCCGTCGGCATGCTCGCGAACGACGAGGCCGATCTGCATCGGCGCCTCTTGGCCGGGTGGAGCGCCGACAATGCGTTGACTCAATTGCATCTGTCACGCGAATGGCCCGATCTCGGGACGCAATCGTTCGATTGCCCGCAAGGCAATTTGCCGCTGACCTGCACCGAGCGCGTGAGCGCGACGCCGAACCCGATTTTCCGCCGCGTCGAGGTGTCGGTCACGACGCCGGGGCACGCGGGCAATCTCGCCCAACTCGTCACGGTGGTCGCCAATGAGTCGAATCGTGCGCTCTGA
- the gspG gene encoding type II secretion system major pseudopilin GspG yields the protein MQLWNQRRTDIATLRARRQRGFTLIEIMVVIAILGILAALIVPKIMSRPDEARRVAAKQDIGTIMQALKLYRLDNGRYPTQEQGLRALIEKPSTDPIPNNWKDGGYLERLPNDPWGNAYQYLNPGVHGEVDVFSYGADGKPGGEGNDADIGSWQ from the coding sequence ATGCAACTGTGGAACCAACGCCGTACCGATATCGCGACGCTGCGCGCGCGACGTCAGCGAGGCTTTACGCTGATCGAGATCATGGTCGTGATCGCGATTCTCGGCATTCTCGCCGCGCTCATCGTGCCCAAGATCATGAGCCGTCCCGACGAGGCACGCCGCGTCGCGGCCAAGCAGGACATCGGCACGATCATGCAGGCACTCAAGCTGTATCGGCTCGATAACGGGCGCTATCCCACCCAGGAGCAAGGGCTGCGCGCACTGATCGAAAAGCCCTCCACCGATCCGATCCCGAACAACTGGAAAGACGGCGGTTATCTCGAGCGCCTGCCGAACGATCCGTGGGGTAACGCCTATCAGTACTTGAATCCCGGTGTGCACGGCGAGGTCGACGTGTTCAGCTACGGTGCGGACGGCAAGCCCGGCGGCGAAGGCAACGATGCCGACATCGGCTCATGGCAGTAG
- a CDS encoding PulJ/GspJ family protein, with protein sequence MSRIVRSERRRAARRERGFTLIELMVAITILAVIAILAWRGLDQIMRGRQAISSAMEDERVFVQLFDQLRVDAQQAATDDEVGQPAISVSGDALQIVRAFGLSGEAPRLQVVRYQVTNGIVTRFASPPVATVGQLRRTLAASSSGENWTAVPLISGVGKITARLYVPRVGWTTQMSDVSAEIARNNNNVKVPQFGNAPLPRAVTGLEVSIGAPSLHVPIRRMFLVGE encoded by the coding sequence ATGAGTCGAATCGTGCGCTCTGAACGTCGACGCGCCGCGCGGCGCGAGCGTGGATTCACGCTGATCGAGTTGATGGTCGCGATCACGATCCTCGCCGTCATCGCGATTCTTGCGTGGCGCGGGCTCGACCAGATCATGCGCGGCCGGCAGGCGATCTCGAGCGCGATGGAAGACGAACGCGTGTTCGTTCAGCTATTCGATCAGCTACGCGTGGACGCGCAGCAGGCGGCGACCGACGACGAAGTCGGGCAACCCGCCATCTCCGTTTCCGGCGATGCGCTGCAGATCGTGCGTGCGTTCGGGCTTTCGGGGGAGGCACCGCGTCTGCAAGTGGTGCGCTATCAAGTGACGAACGGGATCGTTACGCGTTTCGCATCGCCGCCCGTCGCAACCGTCGGTCAGTTGCGGCGAACGCTGGCGGCGTCGAGCAGCGGTGAAAATTGGACTGCCGTGCCGCTCATCTCTGGAGTCGGCAAGATCACCGCGCGTCTTTACGTGCCGCGCGTCGGCTGGACGACGCAGATGAGCGACGTCAGCGCCGAGATCGCGCGCAACAACAACAACGTGAAGGTGCCGCAGTTCGGCAACGCGCCGTTGCCGCGAGCGGTAACGGGCCTCGAGGTGTCGATCGGCGCGCCGTCTTTGCACGTGCCGATCCGGCGCATGTTTCTCGTCGGAGAATGA
- a CDS encoding DHA2 family efflux MFS transporter permease subunit yields the protein MANAASAAARPQAGPAPLAGGTLALLTVGLAFGTFMEVLDTSIANVAVPTISGSLGVATSDGTWVISSYSVAAAIAVPLTGWLARRVGEVRLFTISVLAFTLASALCGLAVNFPSLIACRLLQGLVSGPMVPLSQTILMRSYPPQKRGLALGLWAMTVIVAPIFGPVMGGWITDNYTWPWIFYINLPIGLISAASAFFLLRGRETKTSKQRIDAVGLGLLVIGISCLQMMLDLGKDRDWFNSPFIVSLALIAAVALAFLLAWEITEKTPVIDLTLFKDRNFALGALIIFLGYMTFFGSVVIFPLWLQTVMGYTAGLAGLATAPVGLLALVLSPIIGRNLHRLDLRMVASFAFTVFAIVSVWNGTFTLDVPFNHVILPRIVQGIGVACFFVPMTTITLSSIPDERLASASGLSNFLRTLAGAIGTAISTTYWENDAIYHHAVLAESVNAYSSNTVAYQNALGNLGVTGDGIGAQLNALVTQQGFMMATNDFFRISCAAFVLLAVLVWITKPKRGAGASMGH from the coding sequence ATGGCAAATGCGGCTTCCGCGGCGGCACGGCCGCAGGCGGGTCCCGCCCCGCTTGCGGGCGGCACGCTGGCACTGCTGACGGTCGGTCTCGCTTTCGGCACGTTCATGGAGGTGCTCGACACCTCGATCGCGAACGTCGCGGTGCCGACGATTTCAGGCAGCCTGGGCGTGGCCACGAGCGACGGCACCTGGGTCATTTCGTCGTACTCCGTGGCCGCGGCGATCGCAGTGCCGCTGACCGGCTGGCTCGCGCGCCGCGTCGGCGAAGTGCGGCTGTTCACGATCTCGGTATTGGCCTTCACGCTCGCGTCGGCCCTATGCGGCTTGGCCGTGAATTTCCCGTCGCTGATCGCGTGCCGTTTGCTGCAAGGGCTCGTATCGGGACCGATGGTTCCGCTTTCGCAGACGATTCTCATGCGCAGCTATCCGCCGCAAAAGCGTGGTTTGGCGTTGGGGCTGTGGGCGATGACGGTGATCGTCGCGCCGATCTTTGGGCCCGTCATGGGGGGCTGGATCACCGATAACTACACGTGGCCCTGGATCTTCTACATCAATTTGCCGATCGGCCTCATCTCGGCTGCATCGGCGTTCTTTCTGCTGCGCGGGCGCGAAACGAAGACGAGCAAGCAGCGGATCGACGCAGTCGGCCTCGGCCTGCTCGTCATCGGCATATCTTGCCTGCAGATGATGCTCGATCTCGGCAAAGACCGCGATTGGTTCAATTCGCCGTTCATCGTCTCGCTCGCGCTGATTGCCGCCGTCGCCCTCGCCTTCCTGCTTGCCTGGGAAATCACCGAGAAGACGCCCGTCATCGATTTGACGCTGTTCAAAGACCGCAACTTCGCCCTCGGCGCGCTGATCATCTTTCTCGGCTATATGACGTTCTTCGGATCGGTCGTCATCTTTCCGCTGTGGCTGCAGACGGTGATGGGCTACACGGCCGGTCTCGCCGGGCTCGCGACGGCGCCGGTCGGCCTGCTCGCGCTGGTGCTCTCGCCGATTATCGGGCGCAATCTGCATCGGCTCGACCTGCGCATGGTCGCCAGCTTCGCGTTCACGGTGTTCGCGATCGTCTCGGTCTGGAACGGCACCTTCACGCTCGACGTGCCGTTCAATCACGTCATCCTGCCGCGGATCGTGCAGGGCATCGGCGTTGCCTGCTTCTTCGTGCCGATGACCACGATCACGCTGTCGAGCATTCCCGATGAGCGGCTCGCCAGCGCGTCGGGCCTCTCGAACTTTTTGCGCACGCTTGCGGGCGCAATCGGCACGGCGATCAGCACGACCTATTGGGAGAACGACGCGATCTACCACCACGCAGTCCTCGCCGAATCCGTCAATGCGTATTCGTCGAACACCGTCGCCTATCAGAACGCGCTCGGCAACCTCGGCGTCACCGGCGACGGTATCGGCGCGCAGTTGAACGCGCTCGTCACCCAGCAGGGCTTCATGATGGCGACGAACGACTTCTTCCGGATTTCCTGCGCAGCGTTCGTGCTGCTGGCCGTGCTCGTCTGGATCACGAAACCGAAGCGCGGCGCCGGCGCCTCGATGGGGCACTGA
- the gspM gene encoding type II secretion system protein GspM has product MNLGAFGDVWAGFWEPRTGREKLLLTWGAAAIGVVVAYSVLWAPAQQGRAHLRDTLPAMQREIAQMTAQADEARALAPAAQGATPTGGALRDALSASLTQAGLATTQVRLTGDAVQIDAKNASFPAWTMWLDDARKQFKVRVTELHATALAADGQVDLTVALQPATTPARSEQ; this is encoded by the coding sequence ATGAATCTAGGCGCATTCGGTGATGTCTGGGCCGGCTTCTGGGAGCCGCGCACCGGACGAGAAAAATTGTTGCTGACTTGGGGTGCCGCGGCCATCGGCGTCGTCGTCGCCTATTCAGTGCTGTGGGCGCCGGCACAGCAAGGCCGCGCGCACTTGCGGGACACGCTGCCGGCGATGCAGCGCGAGATCGCGCAGATGACCGCACAGGCCGACGAAGCGCGCGCGCTCGCGCCGGCCGCGCAAGGCGCCACGCCCACGGGCGGTGCGCTGCGCGATGCGCTGTCCGCCTCTCTGACGCAGGCGGGCCTCGCGACGACGCAGGTGCGCTTGACAGGCGATGCGGTGCAGATCGATGCGAAGAACGCTTCGTTTCCGGCTTGGACGATGTGGCTCGACGATGCGCGCAAGCAATTCAAAGTACGCGTCACCGAGCTGCACGCGACGGCGCTGGCGGCCGACGGGCAAGTCGACCTCACGGTGGCGCTGCAGCCGGCTACGACTCCCGCGAGATCCGAGCAATGA
- the gspL gene encoding type II secretion system protein GspL, whose product MSTLIVLLPPRDPAVPSQEWQLPEMPFVLLDKSGRKERAGRAALAFLPRASTTVLIVAARDMLMLAAVLPPVKGQRLKQALPNVVEDYLIQDAQTCHIALDPQPIPGGKRMMAIVDRGWFRFIVEAFNAAGHRSLRAVPVTRCLPTPMTEAAAAQPAPAEGVAAVGALNGMPAPTLAGPTPLVAAVLGTVAQTAPAILADAALSATPEPTLLDTTEPRVELALARGDHGEGLAVPLSALGTTLAALAGEASVTVYELTGLPGGEPTLAGEAVPAHGVHVGVAPLPFETLARNALASRFDLCQFEFESRPWRLDRATLRRLRVPIALGVVALLVAVVGANIQWMTLARERDALNAQMTELLLNAFPRTTVVLDPASQMTTQLEHLRVAAGELSPDDYLSVAARLDRSLGGIPVNGIAALDYHDRRLDVTFKPGVKPDAGFAQRLAQNGLVGDIDTNTGNWVIRNGGGQ is encoded by the coding sequence TTGAGCACGTTGATCGTCTTACTGCCGCCGCGAGATCCGGCGGTGCCGTCGCAAGAGTGGCAGCTCCCCGAGATGCCGTTCGTGCTGCTCGACAAGAGCGGGCGCAAGGAGCGCGCGGGCCGTGCGGCGCTCGCCTTCTTGCCGCGCGCGTCCACCACGGTGCTGATCGTCGCGGCGCGCGACATGCTGATGCTTGCCGCCGTGCTGCCGCCGGTCAAGGGGCAGCGGCTCAAGCAGGCGTTGCCGAACGTCGTGGAGGATTACCTCATCCAGGATGCGCAAACCTGCCACATCGCGCTCGACCCACAGCCGATCCCAGGCGGCAAGCGCATGATGGCCATCGTCGATCGAGGCTGGTTTCGCTTCATCGTCGAGGCCTTCAATGCGGCGGGCCACCGGAGCCTGCGTGCCGTGCCGGTCACGCGGTGCTTACCGACGCCGATGACCGAAGCGGCCGCCGCGCAGCCGGCTCCAGCCGAAGGGGTGGCTGCCGTCGGTGCGCTCAATGGCATGCCGGCGCCGACACTGGCCGGGCCCACGCCGCTCGTCGCGGCCGTCCTCGGGACGGTGGCGCAGACGGCGCCCGCGATCTTGGCGGATGCCGCGCTCTCGGCCACGCCGGAGCCGACGCTGCTCGACACCACGGAGCCGCGCGTCGAACTCGCCCTCGCCCGGGGCGATCACGGCGAGGGGCTCGCGGTACCGCTTTCGGCGCTCGGCACGACGCTTGCGGCACTGGCCGGCGAAGCGAGCGTCACGGTGTACGAGCTGACGGGGCTGCCGGGCGGCGAACCGACGCTGGCCGGCGAGGCTGTACCCGCGCACGGCGTGCACGTGGGTGTCGCTCCGCTGCCGTTCGAGACGCTTGCGCGCAACGCGCTCGCCAGCCGCTTCGACCTGTGCCAGTTCGAGTTCGAATCGCGGCCGTGGCGGCTCGATCGCGCGACGCTGCGCCGGTTGCGGGTACCGATCGCGCTTGGCGTCGTGGCGTTGCTGGTTGCCGTGGTAGGCGCCAACATTCAGTGGATGACCCTCGCGCGCGAGCGCGATGCGCTCAATGCGCAAATGACGGAGCTGTTGTTGAACGCCTTCCCGAGGACGACCGTCGTGCTCGATCCGGCGTCGCAAATGACGACGCAGCTCGAGCATCTGCGTGTCGCCGCCGGCGAATTGTCGCCCGATGATTACCTCTCGGTCGCGGCGCGTCTCGATCGTTCGCTCGGGGGCATCCCCGTCAACGGCATTGCGGCGCTCGATTACCACGATCGACGTCTCGACGTGACATTCAAGCCTGGCGTCAAGCCTGACGCGGGATTCGCGCAGCGGCTCGCACAGAACGGGCTCGTCGGCGACATCGATACGAACACCGGTAATTGGGTCATTCGAAACGGGGGCGGTCAATGA
- a CDS encoding general secretion pathway protein GspC: protein MNTLQIRLLSFALFAVFCATLTYWIVLLTAHPAPPPQAAAVAPSVSVEDAAALFGGKLTHEVNRNIKLIGILSLREGAAAIVGVGDAPARAIALGSKITDGTTLAEVRARSIIIDHNGVRSEVPLAPNAGGPTIYVR from the coding sequence ATGAATACTCTCCAAATCCGCCTACTGTCGTTCGCGCTGTTCGCGGTTTTCTGCGCGACGCTCACCTATTGGATCGTCCTGCTCACCGCGCATCCCGCGCCGCCGCCGCAGGCGGCCGCCGTCGCGCCGAGCGTGTCCGTCGAAGACGCCGCCGCGCTGTTCGGCGGCAAACTCACGCACGAAGTCAATCGCAACATCAAGCTCATCGGCATTCTGTCGCTGCGCGAAGGCGCCGCGGCGATCGTGGGCGTCGGCGATGCGCCGGCTCGCGCCATCGCGCTCGGCAGCAAGATCACCGACGGTACGACGCTCGCCGAAGTGCGCGCTCGCTCGATCATCATCGATCACAACGGCGTGCGCTCGGAAGTCCCTCTGGCGCCGAACGCGGGCGGCCCGACCATCTACGTGCGCTGA